The nucleotide window GTTgtggtttttatatatatatatatatatatatatatatatatatatatatatcattatctctagccgctttatccttctacagggtcgcaggcaagctggataatataatatgtgtgtgtgggcggcgcggtggtgtagtggttagcgctgttgcctcacagcaagaaggtccgggttcgagccccgtggccagcgagggcctttctgtgtggagtttgcatgttctccccgtgtctgcgtgggtttcctccgggtgctccggtttcccccacagtccaaagacatgcaggttaggttaactggtgactctaaattgagcgtaggtgtgaatgtgagtgtgaatggttgtctgtgtctatgtgtcagccctgtgatgacctggcgacttgtccagggtgtaccccgcctttcgcccgtagtcagctgggataggctccagctcgcctgcgaccctgtagaaggataaagcggctacagataatgagatgagatatatatatatacacacacacatacacacacactagtgcatctcaaaaaattagaataccatgaaaaagttcctttttttcataatttaattcaaaaaggtaaactttcatatattctatattcattacatgtaaagtgaaatatttaaagccttttttgttttaattttgatgattatggcttatagctcatgaaaatcagaaaatcagaaatccagtatctcaaattgttagaatattccctaagatcaatcaaaaaaggatttacaatacagaaatgtccaacttctgaaaagtatattcatttatacactcaatacttggttggggctcctttaccatgaataactgtttcagtgcggtgtggcatggaggtgatcagtctgtggcactactgaggtgttattgaagcccaggttgctttgatggtggccttcagcgtatctgtatttttgggtcgggtgtttctcatcttcctcttgacaataccccatagattctttatggggttcaggtcaggcaagttggctggccaatcaaacacagtaatatcatggtcagcaaaccatttggtagtagttttggcactgtgggtagtgtgctaagtcctgctggaaaaggaaatcagcatctccaaaaagctcgtcagcagatggaagcatgaagtgctctaaaatctcctggtagatggctgtgttgactttggacttggtaaaatacagtggaccaacaccagcagatgacatggcaccccaaatcatcacagactgtggaaacttcacactgggcttcaaacaccttggattctgtgcctctccactcttcctccagactctagaaccgtgatttccaaattaaatgcaaaatgtactttcatctgaaaagaggactttggaccactgagcaacagtccatttctttctctcctgagcccagataagacacttctgacattgtctctggctcaggagtagcttgatattaggaatgcgaaagttgtatcccctttcttgaagatatctgttcgtgatgggtcttgatacactgacaccagcctcagtccactccttgtgaagctttcccaagttcttgaatcaacttttcttgacaatcctctcaagactgcggccatccctgttgcttgtgcaccttttccagccacccttttcagcaatgaccttttgtggcttaccctccttgtggagggcatcagtgatcatcttctggacaacagtcaagtcagcagtcttccccatgattgtggttgtgtgtactgaactagaccgagagatacactgtgttcatactgttttactcaaactcgaaatgaaatattctaatactttgagatgggttttttatgtttttgtactgtatgccatactgattaaaattaaaatagaaaaatgcttgaaacattttagtttgtgtaatgagtctataatatataacattttcactttcttaaataactgatggaaaatattgaactttttcacaatattctaattttttgagatggacatatacacacacacacatatatatataatgtatgtgtgtgtatatatatatatatatatatatatatatatatatatatatatatataaacacacatacacacacaggaacttattcttgattccaagattcctgttcttggctgtccTGTCCTTCCtggaaagctcgaaccaatctgtccatgttCCTCAGACCTTgcgcatcaacaaggcgtttgtttccacccacagaactgtcattcgatcactcgatgttttttgtttttggcaccattctgtgtaaactctagagactgttgtgtgtgaaaaccccaggagatcagccgtttctgaaatacccaaaccagtctatctggatcaaaccaacacccataccacagtgaaagaaagtcacactgtgagatcacgatttttcccgttctgatgtttgaacattgtgaacattaactgaagctcctgatttgtatctgtgtgatttgatgcattgtgctgctggcgagggatcggctgattacagaactgcagagaacagaacaacaggtggatggatgttcctaataaagtggcctgtgCTTATATGTTGTATATAATTTCACTGGTCATTTTATTATTGTTTAGTGGAAAGGGTTATTTATTACAgcattaaagaaagaaaaaagttccTCAGCTTGAAGACCTTTAATAATATTTTCTCCCTTTTATGTTCTCATAATGGAATGCAATAAAATGATTCTGATAAAGGTAAATTGAAGAAAGATAAAAATAacccttttatttttattcttaaaTGGTAATTAAGAGTTGGCTTGTTTATTATTCACATGTTTAAAGACTAAATAAGGAGAACATTGTTTGTTTGTGCTACAGGAAGATGCACACGAGGAGGATGCTCAGTGGGACTTCCAGCAAACCACGGAAAAACACGACCTCAACAACAACAATGGCATTGCCGATGCAGAACATGCAAGGCAGCACCAGCTTGGGAGGTTCTGTACATATGCCCAATACCTTGGAGAATGGATTCCGTTTACCACAAATAGAGGTGTCCAACGTGGCTGAGCAAGTCAGCATGACCAGTGACTCCACTGTGGTCACGATACACCATGCGCCATCAATCGAAAAtacgtaaaaaataaaaatgtgacttGAATGGAATCCATTGTGCTGGGTGACGAGAAGACACACCCCCAGAATGAACAAACTGATCAGAGGATGATGACCAGGAcatggaaaaagaaaagaaagactcAAACACTGAACCATTGGTATACTGAGAAACTTGAGCACCTCTGAAGCCCAAACGTAGCCAGTGGACCACTGGGGACATTTTAGGACCAAAAGAAGTTAGTGGTTAAATGGACCACAGGGAACTTTGACAGCCAAGCATGGGCAAACTGTCCACGGAGGACTTTTAGGGTTCATTATAGCTCTgagtaaaccattccagtgttctGTTAACACGTTGAAGGACGAGTGGCCATTTCACCTAATAATTCCACATTGTGGTCTCTGCAAATTGAAACTATCCACTTATATAACAGGGACCTCACAAAATGCCATGACTGAGTAAATAATAGTATATCTCAATCAATTTCGTTTGAGTCCAAGTGGAAAGACAGTAGTGAATACAGAATGAAGGCTGTAATGTGTAACTACTGCCAACACTACTAACAATAAATTATGTTTCCGTTTATTTAAAATAAAGAACAGAAAACCCTTTAATTGTAAGGGCAGTTGTTAAATTCTGCAGATGTTTAATAAGTGTCCACAGCATTGCTGAATTCTCGAAGCAGAAGGTGTTGTAGCATAAACGAAGGTTATATTAACCGTGTGTGTTGATCCAaaagttattgtttctatagtaacagttcattCACATATTTAAAATGTGTTATTTAAAAGTATAATTATTGATAAtgtgaggagatgtttatttaacatttttggaaggaatCACCAGGATCAGTACTTTCTAACAGTCAGAAGTTTTcttccatgggaaagtcttcaggatggaggactTTGTGCTTTACAGTTTCTTGGCAACATGACATTtttctgtcttattaacttcaagagaacatCAAGGAACAACTGGTTTAGTGTTGCAACGCAAGTGATTACAGGTACACATGCTGTATTCAACTAGAGCTCGTAATTTGTAACTCCAACCAAGAAAAGTAACAGAAATCAAACTGAATTTCCTACTCAGGAACTCAGCCTGGTCTTCACAACTCCAAGTTCCTCTGATTTCAGGGAATTACATCAAATCAACATGGTTCAGTAGTCAGCAAAGTAGCATTTGTTACCTTTAAATGagctatactgtatatacacaagtaTTTGCTTGAGAtcaaataaatacacacattcATTTGTTAACTCTATAAACACTGACCAAACAGTGTGCTGTTTTAAGGAGGAAAACATGCATCACTCACCAAATAGCTGGACAGCTTATTGCTAGTAAAGACAAACATGGAGGTGTCCAATTTTCCCCTTACTTCTTACCTTTAGCGCACAGAGGGCCAAGCTGAGGTCATTATCCACTCCGACTTCCCACTTCTGAGGTAAATCAAATGCAGCATAatttgttttgtggatgttccagaacattaaatgtaattGTAAACAGTTAAAAAGAACATGTCATTCATTACTAAATTAAAATTTGCAATAGTAAAAGTTAcaacaggaataaaacacttccagatgtgctgttctaggaaaatagtACTGCTCAGGAAATTTCCCTCTGCTTCACGTCAGGCcagcgttgattattttcctataacagcatggcaTGTTCCATTTCTTACATTTAACACAATTTCAAATCTACAACATGCTAAAGGTCTTATTAATGGACAGAAGTGAGAGAAAAATCTTAAAGCTGTTCTTATAGAGTTTTATCCAATTTTCAAGCCTGAGAGCAATACTGTaaataaaaaactaaaaaaataaataaataaaaagggggAGGGGAGAGGAAAAAATTGTTACTTAGAAACCCtacttccagaaaagttgggatattttccaaaatgcaataaaaatctgtgatttgttaattcacatgaacctttatttaacggtcaaaagtacaaagaaaagattttcaatagttttgctgaccaacttaattgtattttgtaaatataaacaaagttagaatttgatgcctgcagtaggtagttttttttttttttgccacactcaaaataaagttgggacagaggcattattaccgttGTATtaaatcacctttccttttaatcgtATGGGCTCTGAagataattgttgcagttttgcaattggaatttgtgTCCATTTTTGCTTAATACAAGACTTCAGCCACTCATCAGTCCATGGTCTCCATCGTCTGATTCTCGTTTTCATCATGCGCCATacgttctcaataggagacatatctggactggcagcaggccagtcaagcgcacGCACTCTAGATCTACAAAGTcacactgttgtagcccgtgcagaatgaagcctggcattgtcctgctcagacaatacatagaattgatgaaggttttcctccttgtgtaaaccagtttcaggttgtatttctggatgcagcggtggactgtgttaagtgacgacGGCTTTCTGAAGTCCTCCCGAGCCCACGCGGCTATATCTGTCACATtatcatgacggtttctcaggcagtgccatctgagggctcaaaggtcacgcccattcaacagtggtttctgacctcgccctttacacaccgagatgtctctgaattccctgaatcttttcacaatattatggactgtagatttggaaagacctaaattctctgcggtgttgagaaatgttctttttgaattgaataATTCtctcaaattttggcacaaagcagtgagccacgccccgtccttgcttgcaaagactgagcctttggtgctgctccttttaaacCCAATCATGATGCCCTCAcctgttaccagttaacctgctgattgtggaatc belongs to Neoarius graeffei isolate fNeoGra1 chromosome 11, fNeoGra1.pri, whole genome shotgun sequence and includes:
- the ncmap gene encoding noncompact myelin-associated protein, yielding MQSTTASPVTNITTAVTKSREQILIQSSGAMIAVIVIGIIIILSILLIILKTYNKKMHTRRMLSGTSSKPRKNTTSTTTMALPMQNMQGSTSLGGSVHMPNTLENGFRLPQIEVSNVAEQVSMTSDSTVVTIHHAPSIENT